A region of the Phaseolus vulgaris cultivar G19833 chromosome 11, P. vulgaris v2.0, whole genome shotgun sequence genome:
AAGAGGACGAGAAAAACATAGATAAGAAGCGCAGAGGGAACAAGAACGAGCAAGGGAGTCACCGCAGCGAAAGTATGAGGACTCCCACAAGCAATGGTTCCCAATTTGATCTGCACCAAATCCACAAGAGCCACCACCAAAAACCCGCATCCAAAAACCGACCCAAAAGCCGAAACCAGAGTCCCCAACCTCAAAACCACCGTGTTAATTTTCGCAACGCTGTGGACCCAGCTGTTGTTGTTGTTGGCGGCGGCCAACACGTCACCATCGTCGACGTCCTTGCTGAAGTTGATCACGTTTTTGAGAGCCAAGGCGATGAGGCTTGAAAAGAGGAAGGAGCTGAAGGAGTACACGTGGAACGCGATGAGGCCTTCGGAAATGGAGGTTCCGGCGGCGCAGTCTGTGTCGTCGGCGTCGATGAGGGTGTTGGTGGTGCTGGTGGTGGTGATGCCGAGGAAGAGGGCTAAGGTGAAGAGAGAATTGACGTTGACGATGCCGTCTAAGGCCATGATGTGAATTCTGGTGGTCGTCATTTTCCGGCGAGACACGCTGGACATTCCCGGTGATGAAACGAAACCTAAGAAAGATaacattatatttttcttcGCATATAACCGCTGATGCGGTTTCAGGGATTGTGTGTGTTGTATTGCTTGCAAGCAACCATTTAACAAATGCGTTACTGTGTGTGCTGAGAGTGGCGTATAAGCTTACGTTTGGAACCAAACCCAGTTAACTTGCTTTCTtctcaaaattgtgttaaaagaaacaatgttcaaacaattaaataaagagaTGAACCTTTACTTTTGTGTTGAAAGCAAAGTTGCAAGGGATAAGTGTCTCAAATCACAGTCCATACGTAGCAGTGTTATTCTTCTTATGGTCAATGTAACCTCTTATATTCTTCACGTTTGTAGTTTTGAATTCatattttacatataaaaagaaaaatattagaaCAATTTCAGTGGATTAAAAATTTCTCTTTAATGCAAAATTTTTGAACTTGAATATGAGACAGTCAGAAATTAGTTGAAAGTGCGGCAGATATCAAAGAATTTACTTATTGGATTCTAAAGATTGTTAATggaaatatgaatttaaataaaatgggTGAAGGCATAATTGAAATATCCAAACATCTCTTAGCTAAACATAGTGATTCACCTTTACTTAGCTTAGTTGAATTTGTGTACCCTAAATTCTTGGATAATATAAGCAATGCTAACTTTTTTTATGTCGGACAATACTTTGTCTAACAAGTGAATGTGtatataaagtaaaaaatttatCATATGTTTAACATCTAGAGAATAAGTTACTTACTTAAGTTTAGACATATCTTACCAATCTAATGAACATGAAGACATTTAAGTTGAGTGGTTTACATCGGAGTTTTTAAATGATATTAGATGCTTAGGCTTCCAAATCATTGCCTAAAACTCAAAATTGGTGTCCCAACAATGCTTTTAAGAATATTGATCAAGCTAATGGACTATGTAATGGCACAAGATTACAAGCTAATGAGTTGGGGAAGAATGTTATTGGTGGTACAGTGATTACAGGCAAAAACATTGGTCATAAAATATTCATTCATAGAATGAATTTGATTCCTTCAgatttaaaccctaaaccctaaaccctaaaccctaaatcttgTATTCTTATCTTTGTGTACCCAAACTGTCAACACTTTTACTTCCTGTTTTTTCAAAGACTTAACACTACAAGTATGACAGGTACAAAATTAGTCTCTTATCTTTCATATATTTCCTTCAATCAAGTTTACATTTAAGTTATCTTTAGCGGTGATTGAAATGTGTTGACATTATAATCCAATATTGTTCAACACTAGATAAAGtaagaaaattgttatttttgttgtttgaCATGCTTTGTCAATTAAATTGCCTTTTTCTCTTacttattgtaattttttttcaaaagcttTATGTAAtagttattaaattaaaataattaatgagttggttattttcaatttgttgattaaataatataatgagtTTTAAAGTAAAAATGGAACATACACATATAACTATATGTATAATGGGACATACACACTAGAACAACTTGAAACTGCAAAGAAAAATTGTCCAACTTCCATTTGTTTTTCGGGTTTGCAAAACCCTCCACTTAGATCTGAATTGGAACATGACACGTTCGTTGTGGAACTTCCAcaacttttgtttgatttttgcAACACTCTGTTTTGATATCTTTTGTGTTATCTAAAGGGTTCCAACAGTTAGATGGACTTAAGTGTGTCATTTCGATATAAATATCTTATGTTAGCTCTTAAAAAATGTTGTAAGGACCATAATTTTTATTGTCATATATGATTAACTTTTTCCTCATCATACCACTAAAAACTTCAAATGTTTCATTTTTGTGACAAGTTTTATCACAATCTATTGATATAATGTCTGAGAAGATGACGGATTGTCATCATAGTCTTTGTTTATAAACTTCAAGTGTACGACAAGCTTTCATatcatcattttttaaaatattcatgtgACGAACTATCATCACATATGAACTTTCATTATAATATTTGTGTTATGTAACAAATTTTCATCATAATCtagtaatatttatataataagtttttatCATAATATTCAAATATTTGTCTGGCAATTTTCatcaaaatattcaaatattttatatggTGAATTTTCATCATATTCTTTAAATATTCATATGACAAACtttcataataatttttatataacaaaCTTTCATCATAATCTTCAAATATTTGTATGATAAACTTTGATGGTATTATTTAAATCTTCATACGGTAagatttcataataatatttatatggGAAGCTTTTATCATAATATTCAAATATTTGTATACTTAAAGTGTTTGGTCTCACAAACTTCAAATATCTCACGCTATGTGACGAGTAGTATCATAATCTactataacattaataaaaatacagATAACATTGAACGATAAACTTTTGAACCTACTTGTTAGAAAACCCACAAAAATTTCATCAAACGGTATCAACGAATCCATTGGAACATCGAGTCCCACGAAAGCTTTCTAGAAAATAACATCCATCGAACTACCGATCTCCCAACACTCTATGTATGTTGAGACTCCTCATTCCTTCTTCGAAATTGGATTCTTGCACTTGAATTGATTCATTTGGCATTTTTTTGCCACTTCATTTTACCTTTTGAGCTCTTCCTGCATCCTTTGTGACTCCTCCTTCTCTTGTGTCATTGTCTTTCTTGTTGCTCACATTTAGGAATATAGAGCAAAATTGATTTTCCTGTCCCATAATAGCCGCTAAAAGTTGTAGCTAAGGAATATGGAGACCCTAAGCCAGAATATTTAGTGTCTTAACCTCTTTTCTTTGTCACCGCTCTTTTCTAACCTAATGTTTGCCTTATCATGATTTGTAtgtttagttaattaaaatggTTTAAATGCCTTAGTAAtattatcaggatttgcctatTGAATGATCTTAAAAGGCTCATATAAATCTCTTCTTCTAGCTCGGCTGGTGACCTACCAGGTATGGAGTTCAGGCCTAAACCATGACACTGCACTATCTTAAAGAAAATTCTTTCAAGTATAAAGCGTTTTAAAACATTGAATCAGAACGAAACTGTTACAAGGACATAAATTTTGGTTACTTGGGTCTAAAACATAAGATATTTGCCAGCTAAGGAGCCAAGACAATACAGTAAAATTGATAGTACACCACCTGTGATCACAGGAACATTTACAGATCACAGCACAATCAGATAATGCAAACACTAAATTACAAATTCCAATTTCATATACTGCCAGAATTTCATCCCATCTCCAGCACTTAAGTTACAACTGTGCCTTCTCAAGAAGGATCATCTTTTTCACTCAAAATCGATGCCCTTTGGAATCTCAATTTATCAATTTCCCTCCCTAGATAATCTAAAGTAGTATCTGTAACATGGTTAGGGGTGCATCCAGCATCCAGCATCATTTTCAAGAACTTATAAGCATCCTTCAATAACCCAGCCTTACTGTGAACTTCAATCAATGTATTGTAAGTGACAACATCAGGATTTATCCCACTACTCCTCATTTGCTCAAAGAGCTTATTCACCTCTTTGATTCGGCCTGCCTTTCCCAGAGCATTGATGAGAGTGTTATACATAACTATGTCAAGATAACCTCCCTGCTTCAGTAGCGTATCAAGAACAGCACTAGCTAGATCAGCTCGTCCCATCTTTCCTAAACCTTGAATTATCATATTGTATGTGGCTATATCAGCAGGACAAATTTGTTCTCCCATTTCAGTCAGAACAGCCCAAGCCTCAGTGAAATAGCCCTTTTTGACAAAGGAACTCATGATAGAATTATAAGAATAACTCACAGGACTCACACCTGCATCACTGAAAATCTCAAACAATTTGCAAGCCAAGCTCAACTTTCCCTTGGCCAAAAATATAGACAAGAAAGTATTCACCATATCAACATCAAAAGAATCCGGTCCTTTTTCTTGGACTCTTTGACCACGAGAAGGAGTAAACAGCTGGGAAGAATAGCCAGTGGAGCACATTTGATTGGCCAATTTATCCATGTGCGGCGATGATGACCACTCGTCAATCCCATCGCAAGAAGTTTCCTCGCCGTCATTAATGTTGGTGGTATCCTGGGCACGGGTCATGAAGCTCACGATGTCACTAAAATCTCCTTTGGAAGGGAACATAGGTGAGTAATCCTTTTTCTTGCCAGGAGGGTTCTTCATAGAAGCTTCCATTCCAGCTTTCCACTTTAGAACGGAAACTACCAAATCACCTTCCCTGATATACTTCATAAGCCGGTCCGTCCAATCCCAGCGACCGTGCCTATGAATGCTAATCAGCAGCGATGTTATGGTGACAAGGTCAACAGTAAAACCTCTACTTTCCATTTCTTCCACCAATTGCAGCGCCTCCTCCAGTTGACCCTCCTTACAAAGCTGCAACACAACAATGCTGTAAGTAATCCCATCCACAAATTGGCCCTTCTTCTTGAGATCACAAAACATAGTATAAGCAGCTTCCGCCCTGCCATTCCTAAGCAACCCATGAATGAGAATATTATAAGTCCAGCAAGAAGGTCTCACCCCTTCTTGAACCATTTTCTCAAACAGCTGGCAGGCTTCAACAACCTTGGTCGCCTTAAAATGTCCATCCAGCAGAGAATTATAAACAAGCGTATCCGGACGGAACCCATGGCTCTGCATGTGGTTAAAAACCCTTGTAGCATCACCCATCCTAAAAGTTCCGCAACAGGCATGAATTAGGTTTGTGTAGGTGAAGCGATCAGGTTGGTGAACTGAGGCATTGAGCTCCTCCCACACAACAAGCGCATCATCCACCTTGCCAAGCCTGCAAAGCGCAGTGATGAGACTGTTGTAGGTGCACAAATCAGGGGAAACCAACCCCTTACCATCGTCTTTCATCTCCTTGAAAAGCGCGAAGCAAGAAGCCAAATCACCCCAACAACCAAACGCGTGAATACACACATTGTAACCCCACGTATCAAACGAAAACCCTTTCTTCTCCCTCAATTTTGTAAACACTTGCTTAAACTCCACCCTCATATCTGCTTTTCTCAGAGCAACCAACAATTGGTTGCAAGCGATGGACTTCGAATCGACCGTGTCGAGGAGCTTGAAGAAGATGGATAACGCGAGAGAGAGTTGGTTTTTTGTGAGTAAAGCAGCGATGAGGGAGTTGTAGATTGTGGTGGCATCGAGCTGAAGGTGCTGCACGTAATCTAGTAATTGAAAAGCTAAATTGAAGTTCGAGGAGAAAATGAAGGAGTGGAGTAGGAGGTTGAGGGAGTGGGGATCGAGAACGACGCCATCTTCCGTCATGGAGTGGAGGAGGGAAGGGACATCGGAGAAGAAGCCGGCGCCGGTGAGGGAGCGGAGGACGAGGGAGTAGGCGGCCGGGGAAGGGTTGTGGTGGGAGCGAGACCATTCGAAGAAACGAAGCTTTTGCGAAGGGTGAATCGACTGGTTTGAAAGGATTTTCAGAATAAGGGGTTGGGTGAGTCCGAGAGCGACGGCGCGTGGGAGATTGAGCGTTGCAGCGTGAGAGTGGGATAGCGTGTTGGTGATAGAAGCCGCCACCAACACCTCTCCCAGCTGTTTCCATTGCCGCATTACAGTCTCAACGTTAGTCGAATTGAAACTCTAGATTCCGTTTCAAAATCAATGCGTCACCGTTTCGGTGCGTTAAGCCTCGGGCCCACCGATCCAACTAACTATATGGATATGGACTAGGCCCGGTTTTCTGTTACGGGTACTGGACACTGGTCAAACACTGCATTAACACTTAtcgtaaaaataaataaatagaaacttTAATAACTCTCATTTTCATCCCTTCATTCTTCTACAACTGCTTTGGAATCATTTGGTCTGGTCCAGTGGTAGagtaaataacaataaatttatattttgacaaaCTGTGTTTGATTTATTCAACAATTGAATAagtttatcaatattttatactACCAACAAACTATAATACTATATACACTTATGTCATGACAGATATCTCCATGTAAGTtgacattaaaaaataagaaaaaattcgAAGTTTAATTTTCGTGGACAACTACTACTTAGAATAATTTTATGGCAGAAATAAAGGATTATTTTAATCTATTCAACCTCAcattaaatttactttttattttaaaaaaatcatatatttaaattatataattcggaGTAAAAATAATGTACTTAGTTATCTACTTTATCGTGTCTACAGACCTTAAACTTAACATACAGAGGCACATATCATTTTTGCAATGCTTAAACACTGACACAGGAGCATATGTTAGGTACGTA
Encoded here:
- the LOC137823938 gene encoding pentatricopeptide repeat-containing protein At4g01570 isoform X2, producing the protein MRQWKQLGEVLVAASITNTLSHSHAATLNLPRAVALGLTQPLILKILSNQSIHPSQKLRFFEWSRSHHNPSPAAYSLVLRSLTGAGFFSDVPSLLHSMTEDGVVLDPHSLNLLLHSFIFSSNFNLAFQLLDYVQHLQLDATTIYNSLIAALLTKNQLSLALSIFFKLLDTVDSKSIACNQLLVALRKADMRVEFKQVFTKLREKKGFSFDTWGYNVCIHAFGCWGDLASCFALFKEMKDDGKGLVSPDLCTYNSLITALCRLGKVDDALVVWEELNASVHQPDRFTYTNLIHACCGTFRMGDATRVFNHMQSHGFRPDTLVYNSLLDGHFKATKVVEACQLFEKMVQEGLCKEGQLEEALQLVEEMESRGFTVDLVTITSLLISIHRHGRWDWTDRLMKYIREGDLVVSVLKWKAGMEASMKNPPGKKKDYSPMFPSKGDFSDIVSFMTRAQDTTNINDGEETSCDGIDEWSSSPHMDKLANQMCSTGYSSQLFTPSRGQRVQEKGPDSFDVDMVNTFLSIFLAKGKLSLACKLFEIFSDAGVSPVSYSYNSIMSSFVKKGYFTEAWAVLTEMGEQICPADIATYNMIIQGLGKMGRADLASAVLDTLLKQGGYLDIVMYNTLINALGKAGRIKEVNKLFEQMRSSGINPDVVTYNTLIEVHSKAGLLKDAYKFLKMMLDAGCTPNHVTDTTLDYLGREIDKLRFQRASILSEKDDPS
- the LOC137831724 gene encoding uncharacterized protein, whose translation is MLSFLGFVSSPGMSSVSRRKMTTTRIHIMALDGIVNVNSLFTLALFLGITTTSTTNTLIDADDTDCAAGTSISEGLIAFHVYSFSSFLFSSLIALALKNVINFSKDVDDGDVLAAANNNNSWVHSVAKINTVVLRLGTLVSAFGSVFGCGFLVVALVDLVQIKLGTIACGSPHTFAAVTPLLVLVPSALLIYVFLVLFAFTR
- the LOC137823938 gene encoding pentatricopeptide repeat-containing protein At4g01570 isoform X1, with product MRQWKQLGEVLVAASITNTLSHSHAATLNLPRAVALGLTQPLILKILSNQSIHPSQKLRFFEWSRSHHNPSPAAYSLVLRSLTGAGFFSDVPSLLHSMTEDGVVLDPHSLNLLLHSFIFSSNFNLAFQLLDYVQHLQLDATTIYNSLIAALLTKNQLSLALSIFFKLLDTVDSKSIACNQLLVALRKADMRVEFKQVFTKLREKKGFSFDTWGYNVCIHAFGCWGDLASCFALFKEMKDDGKGLVSPDLCTYNSLITALCRLGKVDDALVVWEELNASVHQPDRFTYTNLIHACCGTFRMGDATRVFNHMQSHGFRPDTLVYNSLLDGHFKATKVVEACQLFEKMVQEGVRPSCWTYNILIHGLLRNGRAEAAYTMFCDLKKKGQFVDGITYSIVVLQLCKEGQLEEALQLVEEMESRGFTVDLVTITSLLISIHRHGRWDWTDRLMKYIREGDLVVSVLKWKAGMEASMKNPPGKKKDYSPMFPSKGDFSDIVSFMTRAQDTTNINDGEETSCDGIDEWSSSPHMDKLANQMCSTGYSSQLFTPSRGQRVQEKGPDSFDVDMVNTFLSIFLAKGKLSLACKLFEIFSDAGVSPVSYSYNSIMSSFVKKGYFTEAWAVLTEMGEQICPADIATYNMIIQGLGKMGRADLASAVLDTLLKQGGYLDIVMYNTLINALGKAGRIKEVNKLFEQMRSSGINPDVVTYNTLIEVHSKAGLLKDAYKFLKMMLDAGCTPNHVTDTTLDYLGREIDKLRFQRASILSEKDDPS